One genomic region from Candidatus Neomarinimicrobiota bacterium encodes:
- a CDS encoding DNA-3-methyladenine glycosylase I translates to MIGLQIDWPLAVTAKVSTRYHQLPAYSNTRQKGLHLPSTISASYGLDVTSRQRLLADANIIRNRAKVGAAVTNAQAFLAVQQEFGSFDRYIWQFTDGQTRLYPLAENWDKLRVSSPESDAMSADLKQRGFKFVGTVTCYAYMQSIGMVDDHLMGCPRHAAR, encoded by the coding sequence ATGATCGGCTTGCAGATCGATTGGCCCCTGGCCGTCACGGCGAAGGTGAGCACCCGCTATCACCAGCTGCCGGCCTATTCGAACACTCGGCAGAAGGGCCTGCACCTGCCTTCAACGATCAGTGCCAGTTACGGGCTGGATGTGACCTCCCGGCAGCGCCTGCTGGCCGATGCCAACATCATCCGCAACCGAGCCAAGGTGGGCGCCGCCGTCACCAACGCCCAGGCATTTCTCGCGGTGCAGCAGGAGTTCGGCTCGTTCGATCGCTACATCTGGCAGTTCACCGACGGCCAAACCCGCCTGTATCCCCTCGCTGAGAACTGGGATAAGCTGCGGGTCTCCTCGCCCGAATCCGATGCCATGTCCGCCGATCTGAAGCAGCGCGGCTTCAAGTTCGTCGGCACCGTCACCTGCTACGCCTACATGCAGAGCATCGGCATGGTCGACGACCATCTCATGGGTTGCCCCCGCCATGCAGCCCGCTGA
- a CDS encoding glycerol-3-phosphate dehydrogenase, translating into VLGVHREAALPKFHGKTFVLRAKRSAPGVNASAPAHGRKAVLYATCFVNYNNPGIGEASRFVLARNGVETQVVYPGCCGMPQFERGDIAKVAEAARRVAAEMEPWIDRGHAVIALTPSCALMLKFEWPLILPEDPVVKKLSEATYDIAEYVVDIAKNEGLAEGLGALPGGVALHLACHARAQNMGPKAAEMLRLAPGAELTVIDRCSGHGGSWGVMKEHFETALKLGRPAARQVANSGQQFIASECPLAGLHLLQGVERQDGENKPDTETAHHPIELFARAYGYEG; encoded by the coding sequence CGGTGCTCGGCGTGCACCGCGAGGCGGCGCTGCCCAAGTTCCACGGCAAGACCTTCGTGCTGCGCGCCAAGCGCTCGGCGCCCGGAGTCAACGCGAGCGCGCCGGCCCACGGCCGCAAGGCCGTGCTCTACGCGACCTGCTTCGTCAACTACAACAACCCCGGCATCGGCGAGGCGAGCCGCTTTGTCCTGGCCCGCAACGGCGTCGAGACCCAGGTCGTCTATCCGGGCTGCTGCGGCATGCCCCAATTCGAGCGCGGCGACATCGCCAAGGTGGCCGAGGCCGCGCGCCGCGTCGCGGCCGAGATGGAACCCTGGATCGATCGGGGCCACGCGGTGATCGCGCTCACGCCGTCCTGCGCGCTGATGCTCAAGTTCGAATGGCCGCTGATCCTGCCCGAGGATCCGGTCGTCAAGAAGCTTTCGGAGGCGACCTACGATATCGCCGAATATGTCGTCGATATCGCCAAGAACGAGGGTCTGGCCGAGGGTTTGGGGGCGCTGCCCGGCGGGGTCGCGCTGCACCTGGCCTGTCACGCCCGGGCCCAGAACATGGGCCCCAAGGCGGCGGAGATGCTGCGCCTGGCGCCGGGCGCGGAGCTCACCGTGATCGATCGCTGCTCGGGCCACGGCGGCTCCTGGGGGGTCATGAAGGAGCATTTCGAGACCGCGCTCAAGCTCGGCCGCCCGGCGGCGCGCCAGGTGGCCAACAGCGGCCAGCAGTTCATCGCCTCGGAGTGCCCGCTCGCCGGCCTGCACCTGCTTCAGGGCGTCGAGCGCCAGGACGGCGAGAACAAGCCCGATACCGAAACCGCCCATCACCCGATCGAGCTATTCGCCCGCGCCTACGGCTATGAAGGTTAG